The genomic stretch TGCGACGTCCGGAATTGTGCCGGGTGGGCGCGATTCGTCCGCGGTGGATTTTTCGCTCCTGGGTGGCTGGTGGGAAAGGCGTGGCCGCTGCGCGGCCGCATGAAGTTCAAAAAGCACGGGCCCGCTTTCGCGGGCCCGCCTGGATCCCGGCTTTCGCCGGGATGACGATTCCACAAAGGCGACGCCGCTACGCGGCGGCATGACGTCCCAAAAAGCACGGGCCCGCTTTCGCGGGCCCGCCTGGATCCCGGCTTTCGCCGGGATGACGTTCCGGCAAAGCCGCGTCCGCGAAGCGGACGCGGGCCGGAACGTCACTTCGCTTCGACGAACTCGAACTTTGCGCCCGACGGTTCGACGGCAGCCTTGACGCGGTCGGCGTCGGCCTGGGCGCCGATGAACATCACGCGCACGCCCTTCATCGTGCCCGGCTGGGCCTGGGCGAACGAGGCGATGGCGAGGTCGGCCGACTTGGCCGAGTTCTGCGAGCCGAACGCCAGCAGCGTGCCTTCCACGCCGCCGCGGGCGACGTCACCCTGCGCCTTCTCCAGCTGGCGGTCGTACTCGCCCTGGAAGTCGGCGCCGGCCGGATCCGGCAGCGTGTACAGGTAGACGTTGGTCGCGCCTTCGATCTTCTGCGTGACCACCTTCGTCAGGTACGTGTCCCACGCCGCGCTGTCGTTGGTGGTCGGCGCGGCCAGCGGGGCCTCGGCGACGGCGGCGGTCTTCTCTTCCTGCTTGTTGCAGGCGGCCAGCAGCGGCATCGACAGGCAGGCGATCAACAGCAAACGGGTGGTGGTCTTCATCGGGTTCCCCTCGGTTTGTTCCGGGTGTTGGTGGTGATGAGGCATCTGGTCCGGCGGCGCCGGATCAGCGTGGAGCGCGTTGCCACTGCGCCTGCAGCGCGGCGTCGACCGCCGGCGGCACGAAGCCGGAGACGTCGCCGCCGAGGCGGGAAATCTCGCGCACAAGCGAAGAGGAAATGAAGCCGTACTGTTCCGCGGGGGTGAGGAACAGCGTCTCCACGTCCGGGATCAGATGGCGGTTCATGCTGGCCAGCTGGAATTCGTACTCGAAGTCCGACACCGCGCGCAGGCCGCGCAGCAGGACGCCGGCGCCGACCTGCGCGACGAAATGCGCCAGCAGGCTGTCGAAGCCGCGCACTTCCACGTTGTCGTGGTGCGCGACGGCCTTGCGGGCGAGTTCGACGCGAAGCGCCAGCGGCAGCGCGGGGCCTTTCGCGGGACTTTCGGCGACGCCGATGATCAGGCGTTCGAACAACGGGGCGGCGCGGTCGACCAGGTCGATATGACCGTTGGTGATCGGGTCGAAGGTGCCGGGGTAGACGGCGATTCGGTTACGGGCCGCGGTCATTCGAAGGTCAGGCATGGGCGCCGGAATCCGGGCTGGCCGGCGCGGCCGGCAGTGTAGCAGTGGCGGAACCGGCCGCGGGCGGGGCCGCCGGGGCGTCCGCCGGCACACGCCGATAGAGCGCGTAACGCACCTCGCGGGTGCGGCCTTCGCGATGCGGGCGCCAGTCGGCCGGCAGCGCGAAGGCGGCCTCGTGCGGGGCTTCGACGTAGAGCCAGCCATCCGGTTTGACGACCCGGGCCAGTGCCGGCAGCAGGGCATCCCATAACCCCGCGGCGAAGGGCGGGTCGAGGAACGCCAGGTCGAAGGCTCCCTCCGCCTGCGAGGCGAGCCACGCCTGCGCGTCGGCCTGCGCGATGGTCGCCACCTCCCCGCCCGGCAATCGTGCGGCGGTGGCGCGCAATGCAGCGGCCAGCGCCGGGTCGCGTTCGACCAGCACCGCACTTCCGGCCCCGCGCGACAGCGCTTCGAACCCGAGCGCACCGCTGCCGGCGAACAGGTCCAGCACGCGCGCGCCGGGCAGCATCGGCATGAGCCAGTTGAAGAGGGTTTCGCGCACGCGGTCGGACGTGGGGCGAAGGCCGGCGATGTCCGGCACGCTCAGCCGCGTGCCGCGCCAGCGGCCGCCGATGATGCGGACCTTGCCGGCATTGGCCGACGTGGTGACCGGCCCGGGCGGGCGTCGGGGCGCTTTGTTCATCGGGGGCTCGCTGAGGCCGGTGCTAGCATGTGCGCATTCTCGCGCATTCCCCCACGCCGCCTCGATGTTCGACTTTTTCCGTCGCAAGAAAGACCAGCCTCCGACCGATGCCGCGAAGCCCGAGGGCGCGACGGAGCGCTACAGCATCGAGGAACTGGCCGCGGCGTTTCCCTCGCGCCAGCCCGAGGTCGAGGCCGTCGAACACGAAGCTGCTCGCGAAGCCGTCGAGCCGTCCGACGTCGTTCCGGTAGAACAGGCCGCACCGGCAGTCGAACCGGCCCGCGCGAGCGAACCCGAGCCCGTTCCCGCCGAAGTGATCGCCGCCGCGCTCGACATCGAGCCGGTCGCCGCGCCCATCGCCCCCGCGCCGCCCGTTGCCGACCATCCCGTCGCCGAACCGGCCGCACCGGGCAAGCCGGGCTGGCGCGAGCGCCTGCGCGGGTCGGCGTTCGCGCGCAGCTTCAACGGCTTGTTCTCGCGCCATCCACGCCTGGACGACGACCTGCTCGACGAGATCGAAACCGCGTTGATCACGGCCGACGTCGGCGTCAGCGCGACGACGCAACTGGTCGAATCGCTGCGCAAGCGCATGAAGTCGCGTGAGTTCGCCGACGCCAACGCACTGCTCGCCGCGCTGCGCGCCGACCTGGTCGCGATGCTCAAGCCCGTCGCGCAGCCGCTGCAGATCGACACGAACGCGAAGCCTTTCGTGCTGCTTACCGTCGGCGTGAACGGCGTCGGCAAGACCACGACCATCGGCAAGCTCGCCAAGCGCTTCAAGGACGAGAACCGTCCGCTGATGCTCGCCGCCGGCGACACCTTCCGCGCCGCCGCCGTCGCCCAGCTGCAGGCATGGGGCGACCGCAACGGCGTGCCGGTCGTCGCGCAGGGGCAGAACGCCGATGCGGCATCCGTCGCCTTCGACGCATTGCAGGCTGCGAAGGCGCGTGGCACGCAGGTGCTGATCGCCGACACCGCCGGCCGACTGCACACGCAGCAGGGCCTGATGGCCGAGCTGGGCAAGATCAAGCGCGTGCTGCAGAAACTCGACACGTCCGCGCCGCACGAGGTGCTGATGGTGATCGACGGCACCACCGGCCAGAACGCCTTGTCGCAGCTGCGCCAGTTCCATGCGGCCGTCGGCGTGACGGGCCTGGTGGTGACCAAGCTGGACGGCACGGCGAAGGGCGGCGTGGTGTTCGCACTGGCGCGCGAATTCGGCATCCCGATCCGTTTCGCCGGCATCGGCGAGCGACCGGAAGACCTGCGCGTGTTCGACGCGGAAGCCTTCGTCGACGCGCTGCTGCCTGAATCCCTCGGCGCCTGAGGCCGCGCCGGCACCGCATGGCCGCGCCGGAGCCTGAAACCCCACCGCCCCGCCGGCGCCGCATCGGGCTGCTGGCGCTGTTGATCGCACTGGCCGTGCTCGCGTTCGCCCTGCATTGGGTGTCGCGGCCCGAACGCGTCGCGCGGTTGATCCTCGCGCAGGTCGGCAGCGCGCTCCGGCTGGAAATCACCTCGAGCGGCGCGAGCGAATACCGTCTGCGTGGCACGCCCATGCTCACCATCCGCGACGTCGTCGCGCGCAAGCCGGGCGATGCGACGCCGCTGTTGCGCGCCGATCGCATCCGCCTCGAACTGCCGTGGTCGACGATCCGCGCACGCGGTGCGGACCTCACCGTGCGCCGCATCGAACTGGATGCGCCGCAACTCGACCTGCCCGCGCTCCAGCGCTGGATGGCAACGCGCCCGCCTTCGAAGCAGGCGCGCCTGCCGACGCTCACCGACGGCCTGCGCATCGTCCGCGGCCGCGTGGCGGGCGACGGCTGGCACGTGGAAGCGATCGAGGCCGACATTCCCTCGTTCCATCCCGACCGCATGGTGCGCGCACGACTGCTCGCGCGTTTCACGACGGGCGAATTGCGCGTGCCGTTCGATGTCCGCGCCGCGATGACGCGTCCCGCGGCGGGCGCTGGACTGGGCGTCGTCGGAAACGTCACCGTGCTCTCGCCGCCATGGACGATGCCGATGCGGGCGCGGCTTTCCGGCCGCCTGCACAACGGCGCGGACGGCATCGGACTGGACGCGATGCGCCTGGGCGCCGACGCGACGTATCGCAATGGCGACACCGATCTTGCGTTCACGTACGGCATCGCCGGACCGCTGCGGGTGTTCGACGGCACGCTGCGCGTCGCACCGCTCGGCGCGGTGGTGTACGGCTCCGGCGCGGTACCGAACCTCCAGGGCACGGGTGCGCTGGCGTTCGGCGATTCGCTGTCGTTGCAGCTCGACGGCACGTTGTCGTCGTGGCCGCGCGCCTGGCCGGCACTACCTTCCCCGCTCGGCGAATCCACCTCGCCCCTGCCCTTCGCGCTCGACTATCGCGGCCGCGCCGATCTGTCGGCGACCACGGCGTTGCGCCTGCGCCGCGACACGACGCGTTTCGACGGATCGTTCAAGCTCCCGTCGATCCTGCGCTGGCTCGACGCGTTCGACAGCGCCTCGCCGCTGCCACCGTTGAATGGTCGACTGAGCAGCCCGAAACTCGACATCGCCGGCGCGACGCTGGAAGGCGTGGAAGTCGAATTCGGCGAAGACCAGGCCCCATGACCGCACGCGTTCCGCCCGATTTTTCCGCCCGCCTCCTCGCCTGGTTCGACGTAAGCGGTCGCCACGATCTGCCATGGCAGCATCCACGCACGCCGTATCGCGTGTGGCTGTCGGAAATCATGCTGCAGCAGACGCAGGTGAAAACCGCCGCGCCATATTTCCAGCGCTTCGTCGATGCATTGCCGACGTTGCGCGACCTCGCCGCTGCGCCGCTCGACGACGTGCTCGCGCTGTGGTCGGGATTGGGCTACTACGCCCGCGCACGCAACCTGCACGCTGCGGCGAAACAATGCGTCGAACGGCATGGCGGCGAGTTGCCGCGCGATCTGGAGGCGCTCACCGCGTTGCCTGGCGTTGGGCGCAGCACGGCCGCGGCGATCGCATCGCAGGCGTGGAACGACCGGCACGCGATCCTCGACGGCAATGTCAAGCGCGTGATGACGCGGTATCACGGCGTCGAAGGCTATCCCGGCCTTCCCGCCGTCGAACGGAAACTGTGGGCGCTGGTCGACGAGCACGTCGCGAGTTCTCAGCTGCCCGAGCACCGGTTGGCCGACTACACGCAGGCGCAGATGGACCTCGGCGCGACGCTGTGCACGCGCAGCGACCCGGCGTGCGTGTTGTGCCCGCTGCAGGACGACTGCGTCGCGCGTCGCGAAGGCCGCATCGCCGAACTGCCGACGCCCAAACCCGGCAAGACACCACCGCAGAAGTACGCGCACGTGTTGTGGGCCGAAGACGCACAGGGCCGCATCCTGATGCTGCGCCGTCCGCCTACCGGCATTTGGGCATCGCTATGGACACTGCCACAAGCGGACGACGCGGAAGCCGCGCGCGGCTGGTTCGACGAACACCTGTCCGGCGACTACGCCGGCGCGCTGGCGCTGCCGCCGATCGACCACGCCTTCAGCCACTACAAGCTGCAACTGCAACCGTTGCGCGTGCGTGCCGAGGCGCGCGGAAAGATCGGCGACAATGACGACCTGCGCTGGGTCGCGCGCGAGGAACTGGCATCGCTCGGCATTCCCGCGCCCATCCGCAAACTGCTCACGAACCAAGGCGCCTGACATGCCCCGCACCGTCTACTGCGAATACGAGAAGCGCGAAACCGAAGGCCTGGACTTCGTCCCCTGGCCCGGCGATCTGGGCAAGCGCGTTTTCGCCCACATCGGCAAGGCCGCGTGGGCGGCATGGCTCGCGCACCAGACGATGCTGATCAACGAGAACCGCCTGTCGCCGATGAACCCGCAACATCGCGCCTTCCTCGAAGGCGAGATGGAGAAGTTCCTCTTCGGCCGCGACGCCGCCAAGCCCGCAGGCTATGTACCGGAAGGCAACGGCTAGGACGTCTGCTCGCGCTCGGCCGTCTGCGCCTGGCGCTTTTCCTGTTCGGCGGCCTTCAGCGCCTTGACGTCGATCGGGCGCATTTCCTTGATCCAGCATGGGATCTGGTTGGGCCCGCGGCCCAGCACGATGACCTTGTCGAAATTGGAATACACGCGTCCGGACTGGTTGGTCACGGTGATCGCGTTGGCGAAATCCAGGTCCTGGCACGTGCCCTTGAGTTCGATCAGGTACGCGGTGTTCGGCTTGGTCCACACGGCAAGCGCGGAATCGCCCAGCGGCGTCCAGCCATCGAGCCGGCCGAAGTACTGGAAGTTCTGGACCGGTTGCCCCGCATTGGCGCGATAGAGCGCGAGGCGGTCGGCATCGCTGATGCGCGCATCGGCCGCGCACGCGGTAAAGGCCAGGGTGGAAAGAACGGCGAAAACCAGCGCTTTCATGGGGTTTCCTTGCAGCCGTTGCGGCTGCGGCGTGGACCGTCGCCTCATCATGCACCCGCCCGCCGCGTCCGCCAGATCCCCTGCCCCGACCCGTTCAGCACACATCCGGCTTGCGCAGTCTCGCGGCCATCCGTATCATTCCGCTTCTCGCACGGCCAGCCCGTTGCGGAATGGCCGGGTAGCTCAGTTGGTAGAGCAGGGGATTGAAAATCCCCGTGTCGGGGGTTCGATTCCCTCCCCGGCCACCATTCAAAATCTCAAGCCCAGTTAGGCCCTCAGGCCCTACTGGGCTTTTTGTTTTGGGCCATCGGCCAAGCCCGGGGGAGCACCGGGGGAGCGCGAGGAGCGTCAGTGACTTTCGTACAGCGCGCTGGATCGGAATGCAGACGCCATACGGTCCATGCGCCACTCGCCATCAGCGCGACTGCAATGGCGAACAGGCCGATTGGCACCCACGCGAACATCTCAAAGATCGGGCGCACTGAGGCGGCTCTCCAGAAGCGGGTTACCAAGAAGTCTCAAGAGATCATCCGGGTCGCGAACAACCGAATCGCGGCGGAACGCCTCAAGGCCGACAAGCTTCAGCGCACCGAGCCTGCGGAAGACGATGACCGTATCTGGCCCGGCGACTACACGCTGGTCATGGTCGTCGAGGATGGCCGCAAGGTCGTCAAGCCGATGCGCTACCAGTGCCGCCTGCCCGGCTGGACAGTCGCCGACGAGAAGGCCAAGCCCGGCACCTATAACGCCCGCAGGGACAGCCTGCGGAGCGTCTGGAAGCGCCTCTATGGCTACAACCACGGGATCATGGTCGCGACGCACTTCTACGAGAGTGTGGCTCGCCACGACTACGAGCAGCGCGCACTGACCGATGGGGAGCGTCCGAAGAGCATGGAGCTGGAGTTCACCCCGCAGACGGGCGAGCCGCTCTACATTCCGGTGCTCTGGTACGCGTGGACGGACGGCGTCGAGGAGCTACTGTCTTGCGCTGCGATCACGGACAATCCAGAGCCTGAGGTCGCGATGACGGGCCATGATCGGACCATCATCAACATCAAGCCGGAGCATGTGGATGCCTGGCTCAGCTCCGACCCGAAGAATCTCGCCGTTATGGACGAGATCCTTGAGGACAAGCAGCATCCCTACTACGAACATCGCTCGACCGGCTGATCGAGTGTCGTATGCGCGGAAAATGTGATTGCCTGCGCGCACCGATGGCACTGACGCCCATTCCTCCTTGACTCGGATCCTTGCCGCTACGAGGCTGGCGATGCGCGAATGCGCGCACCTTCCGTTGTACTAACAAGAGGAATGACATGGATGCTACCCGTAGAGGTTTGCTGCTCGGAGGATCGGTCGCTGGTGCTGCCCTGATAGGGTTGTCTCATCAAGCGAACGCCTCGATTTCGTCAAGCAGCACAGTGTCTTACAGCTTCGACGTAGTAGAACAGGGCGCAGACCCGAGTGGGGTCAATGACAGCACTCAGGCCTTCAAAGCAGCGATTGCACTTGCTGCGGGCACCGGAACTGGCGGAGGCGTTGTCTTAATACCTTCTGGCCGGTACTTAATCGCAGAAACTCTAATCCTCCCTAGCTACATCACGTTGCGAGGGCCTGGAACTCCGCACTCGGCGACATTGGATTTCGCAGGACAACAGACAGGTCCAGGCCTGCGCCTAACCGGCTATGGCCATATTGGCGTAGAAGGCCTATGCGTCGCGAACACGGCAAGCAACGGTGTAGAGATCGACGATAGCGGCTCGATCGCCTACAGGAATTTTTGTCACTTGCGGGACGTATTGGTAGTGAACGCAGGCGGCAGCGGATTCGTCGCAAAGAACAGCTACATGTGCTCATTCGAACGCTGCTGGGCGCGAGAAGCGCGCGACTTCGGGTTCAGATTCCTAGGTTTCCACACTTCGCTGAAGCTCGACACGTGCTGGGCTGATTCGTGCGGTCAGACGGGCTTCTCGCTCAATAGCGTGGTGTACTCGACGATCAATAACTGCGGCGCCGACTCCAACAATGGGTACGGGTATTTTCTGTCCAACTGCCAAGGTGTAGCGCTTACCGGCTGCGGTGCCGAGAGCAACTTCTACTCATCAGTGGGCATGGCAGCTAGTGCGGCCTGGGCTGCGACCGCAGTGGCTTCAGAGCCACACCTGAAAGGCATCACGATTACAAGCTTCTTTTCCCTGCTCGGAAATACAGGTGGCGGCCCAGCCTACGGCACCTTCCTGAGCATCTTTGCCCAAGACGGGAAGAAGATTGAAGGGTCAAGTCTGAATCATCACACCTTCAGCGACATAAGAGGGATTGCTGAGGTCAAGAAGTCAGGGGCGGCAAGCGACCTGGATTTCCCTGTATATCAAGGCTCACGTTTGGTTGGCTGATTCGCCTACTGCACTGATCGGTGAGGGGAGCATTCTCATCGATCAGTGTTGCCGATGCTCTCTCGGCACATATCCGTGATCCCGACATCTGGGAACCGCGCCTTCAGGTCGTCCGCGCAGAGTCGGAGCTGATGGAGGCAGAGCTCGATCTCTGGCCACGGGAATTTGGTCGTCATCTGTGGCTCCTGGTCAGCGACGCGAGCGGCGCCTGCGGGGATGGGTGGTGGAGATCGTCTGCCCCCTGCTCACCATCAGGTGGGCGAACGGATCTCCTATGTCCCTGACGGTCTCGCGAATGCGCGCCTCCCACTTCACTGCCCAGCTGCCGCGGCGAGCCCGTATCTGACGCAGACAACTGGTTCGAAGACTTCGACCTAGCGATCATCCGCTGAGCTACGCCGCCCAATCGTAATTTGGTAGCCATCCTGTGTCGCGGATGGCGCCCTCCGAATTGATACTGGTCATTGCCGGGGCCAGCACCGGTAGCGTTTGGCCGGGGGGGGGGGGGGGCGAAGTGCTCCCTATATAGGACAGCGGGAAGGTGGCAATCCGTCCCGCTTTCCGAGCAGCCTGGCGCTGTCTAGTTAGTTTCGGAAAGTACGCCTAGTGCTTGATGCCGCTGCACTTCCCGTCAGCCTTCCGGGCATTGAAGACACCGAGCACAAGCTCCCTAGTCAGAAGGAGCGTTCTACGGGCCTATGGAAGGCGCAAGTCATTCGATGAAACAACTCCGGTTTCGAGGCGCGAACGGTCGCGTCGGGGCTTTTCTAAGTCCCTATCGCAGATTGTAGCCTCGCGAATCCTTGAGCACCGCCTAATCAACACTCCTCGCGATGAATTGCACATCTGAACCAAGTGGGATGCAGGACACAGCTTTGATCTGGCCAATCTCATGGGCAACGGGGACCTCACTCTCAACCCTCCACATCCAGTCATCATCTTCAAGATCATCTCCCGACAACTTGAGGACTATCGACGATCTCCCAACATGCACAGTGCATGTTCCATCGGACTGCAGCGTGACACCTTCGACTGTCAGACCAATAAGCTCATAGAGTTCGGCCAGCAGAGTAGCCCTCGCCGACGGGGGCACGTCACATGCAGCCGCTGAGTTGGCTCGAACACCCGTTGCTACGCTTGCATCACATGTGAACTCAATATCGACATAGCTAGCCGCACCAGAAATGAGTTTGTCGGTTAAGAACCTCAGTCTGGCCTCAATGCTGAATGCGCTAAGCTGATCGAGGGATGCGCCGACCAACATTTGGCTCAACGCGGATTCCGCGACGGTGGAAGGTAGCGAGATGGCTTTCGAATTAGCTCCATCACTTTTTCTCTCGGAAGTAGATGTGGCTTCCCGCGCGTTGCTGGGCTTTCGGGATGTTACCGAAGTTCTTTCCGTCCGCAGGATTGACCGGTTGCTTGGTGCCCTGTCTGTTCGTCACAAGGGATGGTGCGGCCCGCCGTCCATGACGCGAACATCCATCTTCTTATCCGCAACATTATGCAAGCCCCCCCCTCAGTTCCTGCTTCATTACTGATCTTCGTCCCGGGGAAGCCCGCCTTTTCAAGATTCTCACGAGCTTCTGCAGGCGATCGACCTACTGGCACACCGGCGACACTGCACGCCCAATGCGTAACGCTACGCGTACCGCAAGCGCGACGACGCCAGTCCTGGAGCGTGCGCGGACAGATGCCAAGGCGGGCCGCTGCCTCGCGTTCCGACAGAGGGCGAGCGGGATTGTTCGTGCGCGAGTCCATGCGCTCCACGGTAGCCAGGGCTTGGCCCGAACCTGCCCCGTAACCGACGCGGATATCGGCTCGGTTGGCGGTCAAACCGAGATTGAGGACGGAGGCGGTCACTTACCACCCCCTTCCAGCCCGGCCAGTTTCCCGGGTAGCGCGCCAAAGCTGTCCACCAGGAGTAGCGCTTCGCACCGATTTTGAACGTCTCAAGGTGACCACTGGCCACCAGTTCATACGCCACAGACCGGCTGATGCCGTGCTTGGCGCACTCTTCAACAAGGGGCCCGAGGGCCGGTTCCGATCGCGTTACCACTGGGTCTTTCCTCCGGCGTCCACGCGTAACCGCCGCGTTCCTGATTTGACGAGCACGCCGGAAACACCATCCCCACGAACGCGACCACAAGCCCTCGATGTCCGCACCAGGCGCCGAGGCAGGGAGGCTGATTCCCGCTCGCGTTTCACTTCACGGGGCACATTCGTTTCGTGATTGAAGTCACTCCCACGCGCCACGTTGGTCGGCACTGTGGCCATGGGGAGCACGCTCTATTGTTGACGCACGGGCGCTCGGTGCCGCGTGCCCTCGTTCTTCGTAGACAAGGATTCACAACGGAGGTGAACCACTACACGCTGATTCGCGCCAAGGGAACTTTTGACCGCAGTTGTCAAACCATAAGGACATCCAATGCGTTACAGAATCGCTCTTCTGCTACTCGCGTCGCTCTTCAGCCTACCTGCGGCGGCACTGCCGAAGTACTTCGGCTACTTTGCCAACAACACTATTCCGCCGGACATGTCGTTCCAGCCGGAAAACCAGGATCATACAAACGTCACGGTGGTCTATACCGGTGGCGACGGCATCGATTGGGATCCAATCATTCTCAGGGAAGTTGGCCTAGCCAAATCGTATGGCAACAAGGCGGTGGTAATGGTCACATCGCATTTGTTTACCACCGGCAATCCGCATGGGGCGGACCCCAATGCAGCAGCAAACTTCGGCGCGCTCGTCGACAAGCTGGTCGCGGCCGGATATCTGGTTCCTGGGAACCCGGAAGCAAGCGCAGTTGCGGCGTTCTATCCGGTTGATGAGCCCGAATACCAAAAGGGTCTGGTCGATATCGGGGGCGCGCCGCATCCGGCCCTTGCCAATGCCGTCAATGTCATCAAATCAAATCCGGCAACCTGGAACTTCCCTGTCGCCGTAGTCGTCAGTCAACACTACGATCCCGTGATACAGGGCATGCGGTTGTTCGACTGGGCCGGTATGGACGACTACAAGAGCTGCAGTTTCCCTACCATGTTTTGCCCATACTCGTACGCTGGAACGTTCGCGGCGTTTTCTGCGAAGCTCCGCCCCGAGCAGCGAACAATCCTTGTTCCGCAGGCTGCAACGGGTGGCGATCTGGATGAGGTCGAGCACGATCCGTACCAGACCTACGAAATGGCGATAGCGGACTCCCGCGTCATCATGCTGATGCCGTTCCTGTGGGCCGGCAATCCGGCCTCGGGGATGACGGGGGTGCGCGATACGCCCGCACTGCGCTCTGCGTACCGACCGATTGGCTTCCAGATCAAGTATGGCCTGTACTCGCAGTACCTTGGCGCCTCCTTAGACGGTGCAATGGTTGCCGGCCAGTACTACAACGTGGTGGCGTGGTTCCGGAATATCAGCGAGAAAACCTGGCGCGCTGGCACCAACATCAGCTTGGGATCGCAAAACCCTGGCGACAACATGACGTGGGGCCTGCACCGGGTTCCGTTGCCGCATGACGTCGGTCCCGGACAGGACGTTGGATTCAACTTCACGGTGCGCGCACCGTCGGCGTCCGGTACGTACAAGATGCAGTGGCAGATGGTTGCCGACGGCATGTCGTGGTTTGGCGCAAAGACGCCGGATTGGTCGATCGCCGTCGTACCGCCGGCAACCGGATCGATCAGCGCGAACCGCAATCCCTGCACGATTCCTTACGGCGGCAGCACCTGCACCACGACGCTGAGCTGGAACTCCAATCGTGCCGATGCCGAGGTATGGGCATCGAACCTCGACGGCAGTAGCCCGGTGTTGTTCGCGCGTGCACAGAACGGATCCCAGTCGGCGACATGGATTAATACCAACGGCACACGCTTCACGCTCAAATCCGGCGGCGCGGCGATCACGGCCATCAACGTTTCCGGCGTACAGACGACCCAGCCGCCGGAAGAGCCGCCGCCGCATTGCTCC from Lysobacter auxotrophicus encodes the following:
- the coaD gene encoding pantetheine-phosphate adenylyltransferase, with the translated sequence MTAARNRIAVYPGTFDPITNGHIDLVDRAAPLFERLIIGVAESPAKGPALPLALRVELARKAVAHHDNVEVRGFDSLLAHFVAQVGAGVLLRGLRAVSDFEYEFQLASMNRHLIPDVETLFLTPAEQYGFISSSLVREISRLGGDVSGFVPPAVDAALQAQWQRAPR
- the rsmD gene encoding 16S rRNA (guanine(966)-N(2))-methyltransferase RsmD yields the protein MNKAPRRPPGPVTTSANAGKVRIIGGRWRGTRLSVPDIAGLRPTSDRVRETLFNWLMPMLPGARVLDLFAGSGALGFEALSRGAGSAVLVERDPALAAALRATAARLPGGEVATIAQADAQAWLASQAEGAFDLAFLDPPFAAGLWDALLPALARVVKPDGWLYVEAPHEAAFALPADWRPHREGRTREVRYALYRRVPADAPAAPPAAGSATATLPAAPASPDSGAHA
- the ftsY gene encoding signal recognition particle-docking protein FtsY, translating into MFDFFRRKKDQPPTDAAKPEGATERYSIEELAAAFPSRQPEVEAVEHEAAREAVEPSDVVPVEQAAPAVEPARASEPEPVPAEVIAAALDIEPVAAPIAPAPPVADHPVAEPAAPGKPGWRERLRGSAFARSFNGLFSRHPRLDDDLLDEIETALITADVGVSATTQLVESLRKRMKSREFADANALLAALRADLVAMLKPVAQPLQIDTNAKPFVLLTVGVNGVGKTTTIGKLAKRFKDENRPLMLAAGDTFRAAAVAQLQAWGDRNGVPVVAQGQNADAASVAFDALQAAKARGTQVLIADTAGRLHTQQGLMAELGKIKRVLQKLDTSAPHEVLMVIDGTTGQNALSQLRQFHAAVGVTGLVVTKLDGTAKGGVVFALAREFGIPIRFAGIGERPEDLRVFDAEAFVDALLPESLGA
- the mutY gene encoding A/G-specific adenine glycosylase — translated: MTARVPPDFSARLLAWFDVSGRHDLPWQHPRTPYRVWLSEIMLQQTQVKTAAPYFQRFVDALPTLRDLAAAPLDDVLALWSGLGYYARARNLHAAAKQCVERHGGELPRDLEALTALPGVGRSTAAAIASQAWNDRHAILDGNVKRVMTRYHGVEGYPGLPAVERKLWALVDEHVASSQLPEHRLADYTQAQMDLGATLCTRSDPACVLCPLQDDCVARREGRIAELPTPKPGKTPPQKYAHVLWAEDAQGRILMLRRPPTGIWASLWTLPQADDAEAARGWFDEHLSGDYAGALALPPIDHAFSHYKLQLQPLRVRAEARGKIGDNDDLRWVAREELASLGIPAPIRKLLTNQGA
- a CDS encoding oxidative damage protection protein, with protein sequence MPRTVYCEYEKRETEGLDFVPWPGDLGKRVFAHIGKAAWAAWLAHQTMLINENRLSPMNPQHRAFLEGEMEKFLFGRDAAKPAGYVPEGNG
- a CDS encoding DUF6491 family protein translates to MKALVFAVLSTLAFTACAADARISDADRLALYRANAGQPVQNFQYFGRLDGWTPLGDSALAVWTKPNTAYLIELKGTCQDLDFANAITVTNQSGRVYSNFDKVIVLGRGPNQIPCWIKEMRPIDVKALKAAEQEKRQAQTAEREQTS
- a CDS encoding SOS response-associated peptidase family protein encodes the protein MANRPIGTHANISKIGRTEAALQKRVTKKSQEIIRVANNRIAAERLKADKLQRTEPAEDDDRIWPGDYTLVMVVEDGRKVVKPMRYQCRLPGWTVADEKAKPGTYNARRDSLRSVWKRLYGYNHGIMVATHFYESVARHDYEQRALTDGERPKSMELEFTPQTGEPLYIPVLWYAWTDGVEELLSCAAITDNPEPEVAMTGHDRTIINIKPEHVDAWLSSDPKNLAVMDEILEDKQHPYYEHRSTG
- a CDS encoding right-handed parallel beta-helix repeat-containing protein, which gives rise to MDATRRGLLLGGSVAGAALIGLSHQANASISSSSTVSYSFDVVEQGADPSGVNDSTQAFKAAIALAAGTGTGGGVVLIPSGRYLIAETLILPSYITLRGPGTPHSATLDFAGQQTGPGLRLTGYGHIGVEGLCVANTASNGVEIDDSGSIAYRNFCHLRDVLVVNAGGSGFVAKNSYMCSFERCWAREARDFGFRFLGFHTSLKLDTCWADSCGQTGFSLNSVVYSTINNCGADSNNGYGYFLSNCQGVALTGCGAESNFYSSVGMAASAAWAATAVASEPHLKGITITSFFSLLGNTGGGPAYGTFLSIFAQDGKKIEGSSLNHHTFSDIRGIAEVKKSGAASDLDFPVYQGSRLVG
- a CDS encoding NBR1-Ig-like domain-containing protein, which produces MRYRIALLLLASLFSLPAAALPKYFGYFANNTIPPDMSFQPENQDHTNVTVVYTGGDGIDWDPIILREVGLAKSYGNKAVVMVTSHLFTTGNPHGADPNAAANFGALVDKLVAAGYLVPGNPEASAVAAFYPVDEPEYQKGLVDIGGAPHPALANAVNVIKSNPATWNFPVAVVVSQHYDPVIQGMRLFDWAGMDDYKSCSFPTMFCPYSYAGTFAAFSAKLRPEQRTILVPQAATGGDLDEVEHDPYQTYEMAIADSRVIMLMPFLWAGNPASGMTGVRDTPALRSAYRPIGFQIKYGLYSQYLGASLDGAMVAGQYYNVVAWFRNISEKTWRAGTNISLGSQNPGDNMTWGLHRVPLPHDVGPGQDVGFNFTVRAPSASGTYKMQWQMVADGMSWFGAKTPDWSIAVVPPATGSISANRNPCTIPYGGSTCTTTLSWNSNRADAEVWASNLDGSSPVLFARAQNGSQSATWINTNGTRFTLKSGGAAITAINVSGVQTTQPPEEPPPHCSTPKCIEP